Below is a genomic region from Acidobacteriota bacterium.
TCACCGGCGGCTTTGACCAGGACCTGATGGGCTTCGACGGCGCGGTCCCTGGTATTGCAGATGAGCAACATGTCTTCACCTGCCAGCATGGCCTGCAGGACGGCATCTTTAAACTCGTAAGTTTGAGCAATTGCCCCCATTTCAAGGTCATCTGAAATTGCAATTCCACCAAACTCCAGCTTTTTCCGGAGCAAATCCGTCACAATGTTGGTGGAAAGGGAAGCCGGAATTCCAGCGTTGCCATCAAAGGTCGGATAACAGGCATGCGCCAGCATAATCGCATGAAGTCGCGTGTTGAGGCTGTAAAACAGGTTTTGGTATACGCTGATGTCTTCGGCCATCAATTGCGCCTGTGACCGGTGAACCGTCGGAAGTTGTTTGTGTGAATCAACCGATGAATCGCCCAGGCCAGGGAAGTGCTTGCCACAGCCAATGATGCCGTGATTTTGCAAACCTTCGAGATAGGCCCCTGCCAGCCGGGTGACTTTGAGTGAATTGCTCCCAAACCAGCGATCCTGCAATGCATTGTCCTGGCCTTCAACCACCGCCAGATCCAGCACCGGGGCAAAATTCATGTTGAGTCCCAGCAATCGGAGCATTTCCGCTGTCAAAAAACCCAGTTCATATGACAATCGGGCATCGCCCGTGGCTCTGATGTCCTGGGCCGAAGGCATCGGCTCGGTAATGGTGCGGAGCCGGTCAACCCGACCGCCTTCCTGATCAATGCTGATCATCGGTGGAACGCGGATAAAGCGCCGCAAGTCCTGGGTGAGTTCAGCAACTTGTTGGGGTGATTCCAAATTGCGGGCGAACAAAATCACCCCGCCTGGTTGAATTTCTTTCAACACCCGTTGGGTATCAGCATCAATGGTTTTGCCAGGAATTCCAATAAAAAGAAACTGGCCGACTTTTTGTTCAATCGGAAAAGAAGACATAAAAAATAGTGAGCAAGGTGAAAGAGGCAGATTTCAAAGCCAGGGCTGAAGAAAACGGGCTGAAGAAAAACTGGTGTTTCGTGCTTCGAAGGTATTGATTTCTAACCACTAACCACTAACCACATTCTTCATTCTTCATTCTTCATTGCAGGTTCTTGAGCCCCAGGCGTTAGCTGTTTGACTGGGCTTTGGTGACCAGGGCGCGCAGGCTTTGCGTGTAGTTTGGACGCGCGACGCCGCGTTCCGTGATGATGGCCGAGACCAGTTCGTTGGGTGTGACGTCAAAAGCTGGATTTGCCACCTGGACGCCTTCCGGAGCAATGCGGTTACCGGCGACGTGGGTGACTTCGGTAGGCGTTCGATCTTCAATCGGAATCTGGTCGCCGCTTGTCAGCGAGAGGTCAAGCGTGGAGATTGGAGCGGCAACATAAAACGGCAATTGATGCCGGTGCGCGAGCGTGGCGACCATATAGGTGCCGATTTTGTTGGCCACGTCACCATTTCCAGCAATCCGGTCAGCACCAACAACGGCACAGGTAATGCGGCCTTTTTTCATAAAGTGACCAGCCATGTTGTCGGTAATCAACGTGACCGGAATGTTGTCTTTCATCAATTCCCAGGCGGTCAGCCGGGCGCCTTGCAGGAAGGGCCGGGTTTCATCGGCAAAAACTTCGATCTTTTTGCCCTGTTCGACCGCGGCGCGAATCACACCGAGAGCCGTTCCATATCCGGCGGTGGCCAGTGCACCCGCATTGCAGTGGGTCAAAACCGTGGCGCCATCCGGAATCAAATCGGCGCCGTTTTTGCCCATCATCCGATTGATTTCGATGTCTTCGGCGTGCATGTCCTGGGCTTCGCGGATGATGCGTTCCTCAATATCGGCAATGGTTTTGCCATCGCGGCGGGCTTCGGTATAGACGCGTTTCATGCGTTCAATCGCCCAAAACAGGTTGACCGCCGTGGGCCTTGTCGCCCCAATGACCTGGCAGACCAGTTCAAATTGTTTGTCGAGGGCATCAAGGCTGGAGGCCGGAGGGTTTTGCACGCCCAGCGCAATCCCCATGGCGGCAGCCACACCAATCGCCGGTGCGCCACGAACCACCATTTCCCGAATTGCCTCGGCAACGCCTTCATAAGTTGTGTAAACAGGGTACAGTTCTTCGACCGGAAGCCGTCGCTGATCGACCATGCGCACGCCTTCAGCCGTCCATTCAAGTGTGATCATGTGAGGAAGTTCCTAACCGTGTGAGATGAGAAAATGGAATGTGCCTTTCGGTGATTGGAGGAAATCAGCGCGAATTGGCAAGAAACAGACATCTTACCCAGACCGGAGTGGCTTTGCAATTGATGCGTGGGGCAATCGAAGGGATGAGGGATGAAGGATGAGGGATGAAATAAAACCAATTCTTCATCCCTGAGTTTGCGAATCTTCAGCCCCAGCCTTTATTTCCGAAGCTGGTCTTCGATCTCGTGAGCGAAGTCAATGATTGTCTCGCGTTTGCCTGGGATGCTGACATACTCCTTGCCGGTCTGATCAACAATGATGAGGGAATAGGAAAAAGTTTTGGCGTTTTCGAGCCGGTAAGAAACATTTTTGATTTCGGTTCGCGCCAGAACTTTACTCCGGCCAGGAAGGGCGTAGTGCAGTGCCAGTGATTGCCCGTCAAATTTGAATGAATAAAACACCATCCAGTACTGAATATAGACATAGATCAACATTGCCGAAAAAAGCAGTCCGGCGGTGATGAGCGATGTCTTTTTGGAGAACTCGTAGCCCCAGAATTCAGACCGACGCGAACGGTTGTCAGACATGAGAAAGAAAATGATGCCGCTCAGCACTGCCCCAAGCAGGATCAGAAAGGTGCTCGCCATAGCGGCTGATTGAGTGGATTGGATAATGGCTTCTTGCATGGTCAATGTAGATTGGGTGAGTTGAGAGTTCCGCCTTCAGGCGGCTTTGCCCAGTAAATCAACTTTCCCCTGGTTATACAACTTCCCAACGACCATCAGCCAGAGAAACAGCAGGGTAATCATCACGAGCCAGACCGAAAAAAACTGCCAGATTGTACCGTGCATCGTCGCATCGGTGAGACGGAAAATTCCAACTCCAGTCAAAATGATCCCAATTCCATTGATGATTTTGTAAATAGAGATCACATTGCTTGTTGTTCCGTCGGAAAAAGCAAGAAGCAATCCAAGAACTGTGATTATGAGAAGAATACCAATACACTTGAATGCCAGTTCCACCCCAAGGCCAGGTGTTAATCTAAACACTGAATTGACCCCAAAACTGAAGGAGCAAATGGCTGGAAAACTTAATACCAGTCGCACCAAACTGAGTTTCCACTGGATTCGAATCATTGGCCAGAATCCAATTGGGTACACGGCATACATTGGAATTGTCTTTTCTGAGGTGCGATAGAGCCGAAACCCATCAAACAGGAACGACATCATAGGCGGAAGGCAGAACAGAAGTGTTGCTGCGATTGCAGATAAAGCGAGACAACACATTCCCAAAAAAGCTACGATTTTAAGTGCGGCGAAAAGAATTATCAGGTTGATTGGACCAACACGACTGATAAGGCTATCCCAGAAAAGAACTATATAAGGTAATATGAACAGGCAAAGGCTGATGCCAAGTGTTGTGACAAAACTATAGGCCCAAAGTTTTGTCCAACTCATGATTTTTTTGCTCCCAGCCATAAATTCTACGATATGCCGCTCAGATTGTGTGAGATAGCGAGCTGAAAGCTGCTCAACCCAGCCTTCTTTAGCCAAATCAAAGCCTGGAGCAAATAAAGTTCGTCTGACCAAAGCTATCATTAGATCGGGATCTTGCTCAGCAGACGGTGAACCCTCCAAAACCATGGAACTTTCTTTGTGAACTGGTTTTGAAGACAAGGGAATTTGAGGGAATGGGTTAAAGATGTGCGTCCGCGCAAGTGGGTCCTGACCT
It encodes:
- the nagZ gene encoding beta-N-acetylhexosaminidase: MSSFPIEQKVGQFLFIGIPGKTIDADTQRVLKEIQPGGVILFARNLESPQQVAELTQDLRRFIRVPPMISIDQEGGRVDRLRTITEPMPSAQDIRATGDARLSYELGFLTAEMLRLLGLNMNFAPVLDLAVVEGQDNALQDRWFGSNSLKVTRLAGAYLEGLQNHGIIGCGKHFPGLGDSSVDSHKQLPTVHRSQAQLMAEDISVYQNLFYSLNTRLHAIMLAHACYPTFDGNAGIPASLSTNIVTDLLRKKLEFGGIAISDDLEMGAIAQTYEFKDAVLQAMLAGEDMLLICNTRDRAVEAHQVLVKAAGENKLTRNRIEQSIDRIAKVKSRATAAPVFDSIAFQRLAERVVNLKHSIAAQLAHSGR
- the mtnA gene encoding S-methyl-5-thioribose-1-phosphate isomerase, with the translated sequence MITLEWTAEGVRMVDQRRLPVEELYPVYTTYEGVAEAIREMVVRGAPAIGVAAAMGIALGVQNPPASSLDALDKQFELVCQVIGATRPTAVNLFWAIERMKRVYTEARRDGKTIADIEERIIREAQDMHAEDIEINRMMGKNGADLIPDGATVLTHCNAGALATAGYGTALGVIRAAVEQGKKIEVFADETRPFLQGARLTAWELMKDNIPVTLITDNMAGHFMKKGRITCAVVGADRIAGNGDVANKIGTYMVATLAHRHQLPFYVAAPISTLDLSLTSGDQIPIEDRTPTEVTHVAGNRIAPEGVQVANPAFDVTPNELVSAIITERGVARPNYTQSLRALVTKAQSNS